One stretch of Exiguobacterium sp. FSL W8-0210 DNA includes these proteins:
- a CDS encoding helix-turn-helix domain-containing protein: MYRFGEWLKENRRLSGWSQVELSEKTFGEISQPAISQYEQNRSVPSIADIDHLARAFGHTLATVPWDAIDFGYGAKRSVTKLERRRFDLKELPQADSVRTFDGKTYELHGFIGIEKASGEAVQLTQLYYRIRTVVCDAHVLAKRKNPDDELIHVKKRKKVRQ; the protein is encoded by the coding sequence ATGTATCGATTCGGGGAGTGGTTGAAGGAGAACCGCCGGCTCTCGGGCTGGTCACAGGTCGAACTATCAGAGAAGACATTTGGAGAGATTTCGCAACCCGCCATCAGTCAGTACGAACAGAACCGTTCGGTGCCGTCGATTGCGGATATTGATCACCTAGCTCGAGCGTTCGGACATACGCTCGCGACGGTGCCGTGGGACGCCATCGACTTTGGATACGGGGCGAAGCGGTCCGTCACCAAGCTCGAACGACGCCGGTTCGACCTGAAGGAGTTGCCGCAGGCCGACTCGGTCCGCACGTTCGACGGGAAGACCTATGAACTGCACGGTTTCATCGGCATCGAGAAGGCGAGCGGCGAGGCGGTCCAGCTGACGCAACTCTACTACCGGATCCGCACGGTCGTTTGTGACGCTCACGTGCTCGCCAAGCGCAAGAATCCGGATGACGAGCTCATCCACGTCAAGAAGCGAAAAAAAGTCCGACAGTAA
- a CDS encoding helix-turn-helix domain-containing protein, with protein sequence MKELAAERNMTIHQVIQKGGLNQATISELMSGRTKHPKVSTIQKFCVGLNISLNDFFNDKKFDS encoded by the coding sequence ATGAAAGAGCTCGCAGCGGAACGCAACATGACCATCCATCAAGTCATTCAAAAAGGTGGATTGAATCAGGCGACAATTTCAGAGTTAATGAGCGGACGCACAAAACATCCTAAAGTAAGTACAATTCAAAAGTTTTGCGTTGGGTTGAATATTTCATTAAATGACTTTTTTAACGATAAAAAGTTTGATAGTTAA
- a CDS encoding type II toxin-antitoxin system RelE/ParE family toxin — MSDNLFIKYSPAAKRYFKSLKKNDKQLQDLYKLTLEKISSNPEIGEFKTGDLSGIRSYDFRYKGTVYEIAYILEEGKDGEWIVVILAGTRENFYNELKRYLKSN; from the coding sequence TTGAGTGATAACTTGTTTATTAAATATTCTCCCGCAGCAAAAAGATACTTTAAAAGTCTCAAAAAGAACGACAAACAACTTCAAGATTTGTACAAATTAACTTTAGAAAAAATCTCAAGCAACCCTGAAATCGGAGAATTTAAGACGGGTGATTTATCCGGAATTCGAAGCTATGATTTTAGATATAAGGGCACCGTTTACGAGATTGCCTATATCCTTGAAGAGGGCAAAGACGGGGAATGGATTGTCGTTATTTTAGCCGGGACCAGAGAAAATTTTTATAATGAATTGAAGAGATATCTAAAATCTAATTAA
- a CDS encoding AbrB/MazE/SpoVT family DNA-binding domain-containing protein: protein MLATKTKKVAVSSKRQIAIPKEFFDAIGIEKEIIMELNDGVIQIKPVRTHTDDFSDEILADVLEDGFTGNDILKEFQRRKNMIRPAISQMVKEALESEPTSIDDLFGDDDED from the coding sequence ATGTTAGCAACGAAAACGAAAAAGGTTGCCGTCTCCAGCAAAAGACAAATCGCCATTCCAAAAGAATTTTTTGATGCGATCGGTATTGAAAAAGAGATTATTATGGAACTGAATGACGGGGTTATTCAAATCAAACCAGTAAGAACACATACGGATGATTTTTCAGACGAAATATTAGCAGATGTTCTTGAAGATGGCTTTACCGGGAACGACATCTTGAAAGAGTTTCAACGCCGTAAAAATATGATTCGTCCGGCTATTTCACAAATGGTTAAGGAAGCATTAGAATCCGAACCGACTTCAATAGATGATTTATTCGGAGATGACGACGAGGACTGA
- a CDS encoding ParA family protein yields the protein MTNQLDLSQQEAIVVTFGNFKGGTGKTTNSTMLAYALAKKGYRVLLCDQDPQANATTLFLKTKAAREDDYITFEKTLMAAMQEGDLSSIVTEVTDNLFLLPSFSDFAQYPKFLEKKFEKEVDRVTYLSTLLEPLKSEFDFIFVDVPPTISIYTDSALYASDFVVVVLQTQERSLQGAEVFTQYLQTLLDDYDADFDILGILPVLLKNGAAVDMATLENAKNVFGSHNLFEGVIKNMERLKRYDITGIVEEDMHDKRVMETYAKVAEEFLHRLEAEMNYVEQG from the coding sequence ATGACCAATCAGCTTGATCTCTCACAGCAGGAAGCGATTGTTGTGACGTTCGGAAACTTTAAAGGCGGCACGGGAAAGACGACGAATAGCACGATGCTCGCTTACGCATTGGCCAAGAAAGGCTATCGTGTATTGCTCTGTGACCAAGATCCGCAGGCGAATGCGACTACCTTGTTCTTGAAAACGAAGGCTGCACGAGAAGATGATTACATAACCTTCGAGAAAACATTGATGGCCGCAATGCAAGAAGGCGATTTAAGTAGCATTGTCACAGAAGTTACGGACAATCTGTTTCTACTTCCCTCGTTCAGTGATTTCGCACAGTACCCGAAGTTTCTTGAGAAGAAGTTTGAGAAAGAAGTGGACCGCGTGACGTATCTGTCTACTTTGCTTGAACCTCTGAAGAGCGAGTTTGATTTCATTTTTGTGGACGTTCCTCCCACTATCTCCATCTATACTGACTCTGCCCTCTATGCCTCTGATTTCGTTGTCGTTGTACTTCAGACACAGGAACGAAGCTTGCAGGGAGCCGAGGTGTTCACACAGTACCTGCAGACATTGCTGGATGACTATGATGCTGATTTTGATATTCTTGGAATCCTACCGGTTCTTCTCAAAAATGGTGCAGCCGTAGATATGGCAACGCTTGAAAATGCCAAGAATGTATTTGGATCGCATAACCTTTTTGAAGGTGTGATCAAGAACATGGAGCGTTTGAAGCGATATGACATCACTGGGATTGTCGAGGAAGATATGCATGATAAACGTGTCATGGAGACATACGCGAAAGTCGCAGAGGAGTTCTTACACCGTCTCGAAGCAGAAATGAATTACGTGGAACAGGGGTGA
- a CDS encoding DUF5388 domain-containing protein — translation MSDLIQKPTKKRLLDRKGAAAPQQTYKAEVSEDKTVESKSTAQKETSNKRSAKNSVNMGSSTVRVSNLTKNKLSALVTMGKADSADAIISTMIDEYLELFSSNERKEYELIRDVLMMKHSK, via the coding sequence ATGTCAGATTTGATTCAAAAACCAACGAAAAAGCGGTTGCTGGACCGTAAGGGTGCAGCGGCGCCGCAACAAACATATAAAGCTGAAGTATCTGAAGACAAAACAGTGGAATCTAAATCTACTGCTCAGAAAGAAACCTCAAACAAACGATCAGCTAAGAACTCCGTCAATATGGGTTCCAGCACTGTTCGTGTATCAAACCTTACAAAAAATAAATTGTCAGCGTTAGTGACAATGGGCAAAGCTGATTCGGCAGATGCGATTATTTCTACGATGATTGACGAGTATCTTGAGCTATTCTCTTCCAATGAGAGAAAAGAATATGAGCTGATTCGAGACGTTTTGATGATGAAGCACAGTAAATAA